A single genomic interval of Penicillium psychrofluorescens genome assembly, chromosome: 2 harbors:
- a CDS encoding uncharacterized protein (ID:PFLUO_003621-T1.cds;~source:funannotate), protein MFATSLRSATRNGPAVARSFSSTSATCAAEVKSLGVIGAGQMGLGIALVAAQKAQVPVTLVDNSQASLDKGLKFADKLLEKDVSKQRLTREAADAARGLLIPTIKMDDLSSVDFVIEAVPEIPDLKSSIFSKLAQIAPKHAILATNTSSISITKIAAATTTNPTDLQAPSRVISTHFMNPVPIQKGVEIIRGLQTSQETMDTAIAFVQRMGKVASVSADSPGFLANRILMPYINEAVICLETGVGGREDIDNIMKNGTNVPMGPLTLADFIGLDTCLAIMNVLHQETGDSKYRPSGLLRRMVDAGWMGKKSGKGFYDY, encoded by the exons ATGTTCGCTACTTCTCTTCGTTCAGCCACTCGCAATGGCCCTGCGGTGGCCCGCAGCTTCAGCTCTACTTCCGCAACATGCGCTGCCGAGGTCAAGTCGCTGGGTGTGATCGGCGCGGGACAGATG GGTCTAGGAATTGCTCTGGTTGCTGCCCAGAAGGCTCAGGTGCCGGTGACTCTGGTCGATAACTCGCAAGCTTCATTGGATAAGGGTCTCAAGTTTGCCG ATAAACTCCTCGAGAAGGATGTCTCCAAGCAGCGGCTCACCCGCGAAGCTGCCGACGCGGCACGCGGCCTCCTCATACCCACCATCAAAATGGACGACCTCTCCTCGGTCGACTTCGTCATTGAAGCTGTGCCTGAGATCCCCGACCTCAAatccagcatcttctccaagcTCGCGCAGATCGCGCCTAAGCATGCAATTCTCGCCACCAacacctcgtccatctccatcaccaagatcgcagccgccaccaccaccaacccgaCGGACCTGCAAGCGCCCTCGCGGGTGATCTCGACCCACTTCATGAACCCCGTTCCAATTCAGAAGGGTGTGGAGATTATCCGAGGTCTGCAGACCTCGCAGGAAACGATGGACACGGCAATTGCCTTTGTGCAGCGCATGGGCAAGGTCGCTTCGGTCTCCGCTGACTCGCCCGGTTTCCTGGCGAATCGCATTCTCATGCCGTACATCAATGAGGCTGTGATCTGTTTGGAGACGGGCGTTGGAGGGCGTGAAGATATCGATAATATTATGAAGAACGGCACTAATGTCCCCATGGGTCCCTTGACCCTGGCGGATTTCATTGGTCTCGACACTTGCCTGGCGATCATGAATGTCCTTCACCAGGAGACCGGAGACAGCAAGTACAGGCCCTCTGGTCTGTTGCGGAGGATGGTAGACGCCGGCTGGATGGGTAAGAAGTCTGGCAAGGGCTTCTATGACTACTGA
- a CDS encoding uncharacterized protein (ID:PFLUO_003622-T1.cds;~source:funannotate), translating to MDQEVVAVGHDVQVVDPDVRGYVYSLVTALGGFNGEDADKYVLGDDALACLRDIKRWLKLYDEKNNRMDVVRCLGEANLVNGDILPILSVWWANGQKSKHMTRIALACLELLVPLTWPVEFHNQMTVNHHRHTPYLQQVQVQYKRGLLKYGGSSLLRAVIRIALPSMAIARSERTSRDEGILKLMLYLLRNVAIISPNTRLAAEGDEEETSRSSTINAFQDQDAFALLLTMCSNVGDDFNLQDVVLLEVLFHLVKGVNVDKLFMHEDQRKVKRSDELGDLLRKESQVRREYAKNAPTRHGRFGTMIWVKRDEGKVSTVSGQDVLRDNQTTLNKMDQSKKWNKPRPRRRQEDVAPTNNFNMPTHLTSLASKNLRTFVEEFLDSGFNPLFTHVRKAIEREAERVLETNSRQFFYTVAWFLEAERTRRTRQQKQRTQGEDSAKHTEPDNYGLVAGVLNQETFITLNRAMQSSFDNKEWEDLNAQMRCFTQILLTVQEMAVSPLEEDHEIAENIQNRIFYEETTHDRILAIVRGYKDQGFGYLDACTELAHVFLRMLENYSKENTDMQVRSRRKATRKKKADKTAEEGGMENDDEGASEDEDMEDAAQVIKERAFDFKRFAGKFCNQKCVDTFVAFTTYYRELSSEQLKRAHRYFYRTAFKQEMSVLLFRLDIINLFYRMIKGPGGMDSSKPIFKEWEELVQQLLRRMTKKLDQRPALITELLFSKINATAYYLEYGHERQTLSTAKRPPAELEITSKEATTKEAKLGIIVGALVLDGRADLVKWVVDVLDSAASEREAWEAQEEAKRAESSEAISIPHPMIPVKARDDFCKNAMFANARLRLLMTVVGFERLGVEDVPGASWVVPSAMTANDLHEIISEVNKALVSPVSEENDPREQLRRKPTGSARDSLTLQSNINVNFGSESEGEDEVPDGFLFPPNPRSKSNALEELKKKRKKKRKSDAEKETLDDEILEERRQARLTNTLARQAKIKSDLFIHASDEESDEDADKEFFRLEEERRKKQAENVKKAMLTGEIETAQGKKKASRKRKSDTGAAEAKRARRKSAESDADSDGDDDILMADLDGQSPRSQQEASTSHGAMDEDTPLTSAEDDLYFDDDLAFSRDKPQPAAAETPMDVDDDEEDTPVVPSRRRMRGGFVLESDSE from the exons atggATCAAGAGGTAGTCGCCGTGGGCCACGACGTCCAGGTCGTCGATCCTGACGTGCGCGGCTATGTGTATAGCCTAGTCACGGCC CTGGGAGGTTTCAATGGCGAAGATGCCGACAAATATGTCCTGGGAGACGACGCATTGGCATGTCTGCGCGACATCAAGCGGTGGCTGAAGCTGTACGACGAAAAGAACAACCGCATGGACGTGGTTCGATGTCTCGGCGAAGCCAACCTGGTGAACGGGGACATCCTGCCAATTCTGTCCGTGTGGTGGGCAAATGGACAGAAGAGCAAGCATATGACTCGGATTGCACTGGCATGCT TGGAGCTCCTCGTCCCCTTGACCTGGCCGGTCGAATTTCACAACCAGATGACCGTCAATCACCACCGCCACACACCATATTTGCAGCAGGTGCAAGTGCAGTACAAACGCGGTCTCCTCAAATACGGCGGATCGAGTCTTCTACGCGCTGTGATCCGGATTGCTCTTCCCAGCATGGCGATAGCCCGATCAGAACGAACAAGCCGAGACGAAGGAATCCTTAAATTGATGCTCTACCTTTTACGAAATGTCGCCATTATATCACCCAATACACGGCTTGCGGCAGagggtgacgaggaggagacgTCCCGATCAAGCACCATCAATGCTTTCCAGGACCAGGACGCGTTTGCTCTGCTTCTGACCATGTGCTCCAATGTTGGCGATGATTTCAACCTGCAGGACGTTGTTCTGCTGGAGGTACTTTTCCATCTGGTCAAAGGTGTCAACGTGGACAAATTGTTCATGCACGAGGATCAGAGAAAGGTAAAACGATCAGACGAACTCGGCGATCTCCTCCGCAAAGAATCACAAGTACGACGAGAATATGCAAAGAACGCCCCAACACGGCATGGACGGTTCGGCACAATGATTTGGGTCAAGCGAGATGAAGGGAAGGTGTCCACGGTCTCTGGGCAAGATGTTCTTCGGGACAACCAAACCACCCTGAACAAAATGGACCAGAGCAAGAAGTGGAATAAGCCTCGACCACGTCGGAGACAAGAAGATGTGGCACCCACCAACAATTTCAACATGCCAACGCATCTCACATCTCTAGCCTCAAAGAACCTGAGGACGTTTGTGGAGGAATTCCTGGATTCGGGATTCAATCCTTTGTTCACTCACGTACGGAAAGCAATTGAACGCGAAGCGGAGCGCGTTCTGGAGACGAACTCGCGGCAGTTCTTTTACACCGTTGCCTGGTTCCTCGAAGCAGAGCGTACGCGGCGCACCCGCCAACAGAAACAGCGCACCCAAGGCGAAGACTCCGCCAAACACACGGAGCCTGACAACTATGGTCTTGTTGCCGGCGTACTCAACCAGGAGACCTTCATTACTCTGAACCGGGCCATGCAAAGCAGTTTCGACAACAAAGAATGGGAAGATCTCAACGCACAGATGCGCTGCTTCACGCAGATTCTATTGACGGTTCAGGAAATGGCCGTTTCGCCACTCGAAGAAGACCATGAGATCGCCGAGAATATTCAAAATCGAATTTTCTACGAAGAGACGACCCATGACCGGATCCTGGCTATCGTGCGCGGGTACAAAGACCAAGGATTTGGATACCTGGATGCATGCACCGAACTTGCACATGTCTTCCTGCGAATGTTGGAAAACTATTCCAAAGAAAATACCGATATGCAAGTGCGGTCACGTCGAAAGGCTACacgcaagaagaaggctgaTAAAACGGCGGAAGAGGGCGGCATGGAAAATGATGATGAGGGTGCCTctgaagacgaagacatgGAGGACGCAGCCCAAGTAATCAAGGAGCGCGCTTTCGATTTCAAGCGCTTTGCCGGCAAGTTTTGCAACCAGAAATGCGTGGATACGTTTGTCGCGTTCACTACATATTACCGGGAGTTGAGCTCAGAGCAGCTCAAGCGTGCCCATCGCTATTTCTACCGCACTGCGTTCAAACAGGAGATGAGTGTCCTGTTGTTCCGACTAGACATTATCAATCTATTCTACAGGATGATCAAAGGTCCCGGGGGGATGGATTCCAGCAAACCGATTTTcaaagaatgggaagagctggtccagcagcttctgcgGCGAATGACCAAAAAACTAGATCAACGTCCTGCTTTGATCACCGAGCTGCTTTTCAGCAAGATCAACGCCACTGCCTATTACCTAGAGTACGGTCACGAACGACAGACCTTGTCTACTGCCAAACGCCCGCCCGCCGAGCTCGAGATCACCTCCAAGGAGGCCACCACAAAAGAAGCCAAATTGGGGATTATTGTTGGTGCCCTTGTACTCGATGGACGGGCTGATTTAGTTAAATGGGTGGTTGACGTTCTTGATTCGGCGGCATCTGAGAGAGAGGCTTGggaagcccaagaagaagccaagaGGGCGGAATCTTCTGAGGCGATCAGTATTCCCCATCCTATGATTC CCGTCAAAGCCCGAGATGACTTCTGCAAGAACGCCATGTTCGCAAATGCGAGGCTTCGTCTTCTCATGACGGTGGTCGGGTTTGAACGACTCGGAGTGGAAGATGTGCCCGGTGCTTCCTGGGTGGTTCCTTCGGCCATGACAGCCAATGATCTGCACGAAATTATTTCAGAGGTTAACAAGGCACTGGTGAGCCCGGTATCAGAAGAAAATGATCCTCGTGAGCAGCTTCGACGCAAGCCCACTGGAAGCGCGCGTGATAGTTTGACGTTGCAGTCAAATATCAATGTCAATTTTGGATCAGAATCTGAAGGCGAAGACGAAGTTCCGGATGGTTTCTTATTCCCTCCGAACCCGCGATCCAAGTCCAATGCGCTagaggagctgaagaagaagcgcaagaagaagcgaaagaGTGACGCCGAAAAGGAAACTCTAGACGATGAGATTCTAGAGGAGCGTCGTCAGGCTCGTCTTACGAATACCCTGGCCCGCCAGGCAAAGATTAAGAGCGATCTGTTCATTCACGCCAGTGACGAGGAAAGCGACGAGGACGCTGATAAGGAGTTCTTCcgcctggaagaagagcggcgaAAGAAGCAGGCCGAAAATGTCAAAAAGGCTATGCTCACCGGGGAGATAGAAACAGCTCaaggcaagaagaaagccTCGCGCAAACGAAAGAGCGACACTGGCGCCGCAGAAGCCAAACGAGCGCGTCGTAAGTCCGCCGAAAGCGATGCCGATAGCGACGGAGACGATGATATCCTGATGGCGGATTTGGATGGTCAGTCGCCTCGTTCGCAGCAAGAAGCCTCTACTAGCCATGGAGCTATGGACGAGGACACCCCTCTTACATCGGCCGAGGACGATCTCTacttcgacgatgatctcgcTTTCAGCCGAGATAAGCCCCAGCCCGCGGCCGCTGAGACCCCCATGGatgtcgacgatgacgaagaagataCCCCGGTGGTTCCATCACGGCGGCGGATGCGAGGAGGCTTTGTTCTTGAGAGCGACTCGGAATGA
- a CDS encoding uncharacterized protein (ID:PFLUO_003623-T1.cds;~source:funannotate), whose translation MALKFVTLDVFTSQPYKGNPLGVVFLDASVPVNQSQKQAITQEFNLSETIFVHPANSVEKHKRTIDIFTTICEIPFAGHPTIGAASWFLCHAESGVTTLGTKSGDIPISISDAASKAVSAQIAHNTRIHASRLKLNDLLRLHPTVAPFFPNPETTFPIFSIVNGMSQLFIELPSLAALSVVTTATGGELFDSSEKGNYLDAGWTSGLICVYFFVRDVEDDVTKQKVIRTRMMLENLEDAATGSSASGLAAYLTLTEGQAGQKHRYHCVQGVEMGRRSDIGVDVTLNSEKQIEEVVLKGTAVRVSEGTITVPEA comes from the coding sequence ATGGCTCTCAAGTTCGTCACGCTTGATGTTTTCACTTCTCAGCCATACAAGGGCAATCCCTTGGGCGTTGTCTTTCTGGATGCTTCGGTCCCAGTGAACCAGAGCCAGAAACAAGCCATCACGCAGGAGTTCAACCTCTCGGAAACTATCTTCGTGCACCCGGCCAATAGCGTGGAAAAGCACAAGCGCACCATTGACATTTTTACGACTATCTGCGAGATTCCGTTCGCAGGCCACCCGACTATCGGCGCAGCTTCGTGGTTCCTGTGCCATGCTGAGAGCGGCGTGACCACCCTGGGAACCAAGTCCGGCGACATCCCGATTTCCATCTCGGATGCTGCAAGCAAAGCCGTGTCTGCACAGATTGCACACAACACGCGCATCCACGCGTCCCGACTCAAGCTGAACGACCTGCTGCGCCTGCACCCGACTGTGGCGCCGTTCTTCCCAAATCCCGAGACCACGTTcccgatcttctccatcgtGAACGGCATGAGCCAGCTCTTCATTGAACTACCCTCTCTTGCGGCTTTGTCTGTGGTGACTACTGCTACGGGAGGCGAGCTGTTCGACTCTTCGGAGAAAGGGAACTACCTCGACGCCGGGTGGACGTCTGGTCTTATCTGTGTTTACTTCTTTGTTCGTGATGTGGAGGACGACGTCACCAAGCAAAAAGTCATTCGTACCCGCATGATGCTGGAGAATCTGGAGGATGCGGCGACGGGTAGCTCGGCGAGTGGTCTCGCAGCATACTTGACCCTTACGGAGGGCCAGGCGGGCCAGAAGCATAGGTATCACTGTGTGCAGGGAGTGGAGATGGGACGGCGCAGTGATATTGGGGTTGATGTTACGCTGAACAGTGAGAAGCAGATTGAAGAGGTGGTGCTTAAGGGGACTGCGGTCCGGGTATCGGAGGGGACTATCACGGTGCCTGAAGCTTGA
- a CDS encoding uncharacterized protein (ID:PFLUO_003624-T1.cds;~source:funannotate): MSSANNVAFTAPINPSGASPALTRKQIWAGLRLKIRSAETFVPAAIQSTKVVSESDDPATGNPVTVREVLFRETQQKVQETVTAFEDCRVEFAQPDGSRVSNVVSEGAGGDLYMTYIFEWRHPGVSKEELAALHDKEKKMSQMAVEGTIKVLRELVQQGKL, translated from the coding sequence ATGTCTTCCGCCAACAACGTCGCTTTCACTGCCCCGATCAACCCCTCCGGGGCCTCCCCAGCCCTCACGCGCAAGCAGATCTGGGCCGGACTACGCCTCAAGATCCGGTCTGCTGAAACATTTGTCCCGGCCGCTATTCAATCCACCAAGGTCGTGAGTGAATCGGACGATCCAGCCACTGGAAACCCCGTTACTGTGCGCGAAGTGCTTTTCCGCGAAACCCAGCAGAAAGTCCAGGAAACTGTCACGGCCTTTGAAGACTGTCGCGTGGAATTCGCGCAGCCGGATGGAAGCCGAGTCAGCAACGTGGTTAGTGAAGGCGCGGGCGGCGATTTATACATGACCTACATCTTCGAATGGAGGCATCCTGGTGTCTCAAAGGAGGAACTGGCAGCACTTCAtgacaaggagaagaaaatgagTCAGATGGCGGTTGAAGGCACTATCAAAGTTCTGAGGGAATTGGTCCAGCAGGGGAAGCTTTGA
- a CDS encoding uncharacterized protein (ID:PFLUO_003625-T1.cds;~source:funannotate), with protein MTSSVIPDHFLRGEPPNASLRQVDFMATTPPIPAYKGHFAAIVDNFMTESECKELLRLAEASTAPDNPTSAATWEQAMINAGNGRQVMSIDTRKGGRIIWDSPEMATRLLDRLMPFLRECGIVDIDSQPHITGLGPAKRNEVYQLSGLNERIRFLRYEGGDYFRPHWDASYVTPDGLQRSFYTIHLYLNGEGEQDMEELGPHLEAAKKNGLFAQDGGIDLTEIGDGAIEGPGEGRDSSSSWNKKLLGGATSFMDGFSAKDAVRVFPKTGSLLIFQQRNLFHAGDDVFQGVKYTVRTDIMYRKKDE; from the coding sequence ATGACTTCCTCGGTCATCCCAGACCACTTTTTACGGGGAGAACCGCCAAATGCATCGCTCCGCCAGGTCGACTTTATGGCCACCACACCGCCGATCCCCGCGTACAAAGGTCATTTTGCTGCCATCGTGGACAACTTCATGACCGAATCCGAATGCAAAGAGCTTCTTCGTCTAGCAGAAGCTTCCACAGCCCCCGATAACCCCACATCTGCAGCGACATGGGAGCAGGCAATGATTAATGCTGGAAATGGACGCCAAGTCATGTCCATCGATACGCGCAAGGGCGGTCGCATCATCTGGGACTCGCCCGAGATGGCGACGCGATTGCTGGACCGTCTGATGCCGTTCTTGCGCGAGTGTGGCATCGTCGATATCGACAGCCAACCCCACATTACGGGTCTAGGACCTGCAAAACGCAATGAGGTATACCAGCTTAGCGGGTTGAACGAGCGCATTCGCTTCTTGAGGTACGAGGGCGGGGACTATTTCCGTCCGCACTGGGATGCGAGCTACGTTACGCCTGATGGGTTGCAGAGATCGTTTTACACGATTCATCTGTACCTAAATGGTGAAGGGGAGCAGGATATGGAGGAATTGGGGCCACACCTTGAAGCTGCTAAGAAGAATGGATTGTTTGCCCAGGATGGGGGAATTGATTTGACGGAGATTGGAGACGGTGCAATCGAAGGACCAGGTGAGGGCAgggattcttcttcttcctggaacAAGAAACTCCTTGGCGGAGCAACATCATTCATGGACGGATTCTCCGCGAAAGATGCCGTGCGAGTCTTTCCCAAGACAGGATCGCTCCTCATTTTCCAGCAGCGCAACTTGTTCCATGCCGGCGACGATGTCTTTCAGGGTGTTAAGTACACGGTGAGGACGGATATCATGTATCGGAAAAAGGACGAATGA
- a CDS encoding uncharacterized protein (ID:PFLUO_003626-T1.cds;~source:funannotate): protein MVPVPVGISEDEEENGIPAQVCVQAALQQVQYLRARQRSLEFNGSKVSLLSDQSAVISTPDRMRTDFMTMENMIYWAALTFETSSSLTLNTKPQLSSGLLGWELEASWKMVKTCTDIFHDQSENWRSQGVMVTEETANQIIAAAQAFKLRLWKVGAILKEALREGHAEKTVQHAYTCAVDTINQFKFTYRPLLAMCERRLQFLGQHTKLRWYVLMLHHNLCILLMIDALETARRLDILDRMTSMRSEAEGSLMNCLKFGLSNQFTIARRHGEAQGDNRTFPLVAIDPYPHHVVAGVQLLWKGIERDVDSSNLEQGICQDLRSILLQTLELLPQTSKSIRKATEQARLILVRHEYDRVVLL from the exons ATGGTACCGGTACCTGTCGGTATATcagaggacgaagaggaaaaTGGCATTCCAGCTCAGGTTTGCGTTCAGGCCGCTTTACAGCAAGTTCAATATCTCCGCGCTCGGCAAAGAAGCCTGGAGTTCAATGGTTCCAAAGTCTCGCTTCTGTCCGACCAGTCAGCGGTGATTTCTACTCCCGATCGAATGCGAACAGACTTCATGACCATGGAAAACATGATATACTGGGCCGCCCTTACCTTTGaaacatcatcatctcttACACTCAACACGAAACCCCAGCTTTCGTCTGGACTCTTAGGGTGGGAGTTGGAAGCATCTTGGAAAATGGTCAAAACATGTACCGACATTTTTCACGACCAATCGGAGAACTGGCGTTCGCAAGGAGTCATGGTTACAGAAGAGACTGCAAATCAAATCATCGCAGCTGCGCAAGCATTCAAACTCCGTCTGTGGAAGGTTGGGGCCATTCTCAAGGAGGCTTTGCGGGAAGGTCATGCGGAGAAGACTGTGCAACATGCATATACCTGTGCGGTCGACACGATCAATCAGTTCAAATTTACATATCGACCTCTGTTGGCAATGTGTGAACGACGTCTCCAATTTTTGGGTCAGCATACCAAGCTTCGCTGGT ATGTACTCATGCTGCATCATAATCTGTGCATTCTATTAATGATCGACGCCCTTGAAACTGCAAGACGCCTTGATATCCTGGATCGCATGACCAGTATGAGGTCCGAAGCGGAGGGCAGTCTAATGAACTGCCTGAAATTTGGACTGAGCAATCAATTCACCATAGCACGGCGACATGGAGAAGCACAAGGCGACAACCGCACATTTCCTCTCGTTGCCATTGACCCTTATCCTCACCACGTCGTGGCGGGAGTGCAGCTGCTGTGGAAAGGGATTGAACGTGACGTGGATAGCAGCAATCTCGAACAAGGGATCTGTCAGGATCTTCGGTCAATTCTGCTACAGACACTGGAACTGCTGCCTCAAACCTCAAAGTCGATTCGCAAGGCCACGGAGCAGGCCCGGTTAATTTTAGTTCGACATGAGTATGACCGCGTCGTGTTACTCTGA
- a CDS encoding uncharacterized protein (ID:PFLUO_003627-T1.cds;~source:funannotate), translating to MARFGGLRGSKLHLAVWAEAWFGIMIFGFNQTSAGGVLADVTFNKQFPRMDTLTTSGSLQAYNAKIQGTVVAMYTLFGVFGALGCTFLGDKLGRRKTIFIASIVQAIGAILQASSFAFAQFIIGRIFLGLGTAGMVATISVWQSEVSKAENRGEHVSAFGIFCSSGMVLALFLAFGMGYTQPNSVSWRFPLIFTVLPSILVCCGIFKLPESPRWLSKQGRWEETREILGLLYDDDPHGDIVNKEVQDVQISLERASKGKGNLGAMFKMGPQRTFHRVIIAAVAQIMLQMSGINAIVYYAPSIYENQLQFSGKISSVLAASSQLALVIGSFCCAYTVDRFGRRKLMLFSASAMSICFACIAGLTSNPDNKPALKAAVFFVFLYCFVYVLGFLGIPFLYASEVAPTHLRASVCGLSTAISWLFNFLVAEVTPTAFTNLGWKYFLVFFCLNAAFVPIIYVFFPETSQRSLEEIDQIFESSTSIFDSVSVAKKLPKLHLAEHLQQEKEADVAVAEASHVEEVV from the exons ATGGCGCGATTCGGAGGCCTTCGAGGCTCCAAGCTTCACCTGGCCGTGTGGGCGGAAGCCTGGTTTGGTATAATGATCTTCGGCTTCAACCAAACATCGGCTGGAGGTGTGCTCGCCGACGTTACTTTCAATAAACAATTCCCCCGAATGGATACCTTGACGACATCAGGATCGTTGCAGGCATACAATGCGAAGATCCAAG GTACCGTCGTCGCTATGTATACACTCTTCGGCGTGTTCGGAGCTTTGGGTTGTACTTTTCTCGGAGATAAATTAGGTCGTCGTAAGACCATCTTCATTGCTAGTATTGTTCAAGCCATTGGGGCGATTCTACAAGCCTCTTCCTTTGCTTTTGCACAGTTCATTATTGGCCGCATTTTCTTGGGGCTCGGAACCGCGGGAATGGTTGCTACTATATCCGTCTGGCAGTCTGAGGTTTCGAAGGCTGAAAACCGCGGTGAACATGTCTCTGCTTTTGGAATTTTCTGTTCGTCTGGTATGGTGTTGGCTTTATTCCTTGCATTTGGAATGGGCTACACGCAGCCAAATTCGGTATCCTGGCGTTTCCCCCTCATTTTTACTGTGCTACCGTCAATCTTGGTCTGTTGCGGTATCTTTAAGCTACCAGAGAGTCCGCGATGGCTAAGCAAGCAGGGTCGCTGGGAAGAAACACGAGAGATCCTTGGGCTTCTATACGATGACGACCCACACGGAGACATTGTTAACAAAGAGGTTCAGGATGTTCAAATCTCCCTTGAACGTGCTAGCAAAGGCAAAGGCAACCTTGGCGCCATGTTCAAGATGGGACCGCAGCGGACATTCCACCGTGTGATCATCGCAGCAGTTGCCCAAATTATGCTCCAAATGAGCGGTATCAACGCGATTGTCTACTACGCCCCATCTATTTATGAGAATCAGCTACAATTTAGCGGGAAGATATCTAGTGTTCTAGCGGCTTCGTCCCAGCTTGCCCTAGTCATCGGGTCCTTCTGCTGTGCCTATACGGTTGACAGATTTGGCCGACGCAAGTTAATGCTATTTAGCGCTTCTGCGATGAGCATTTGCTTCGCCTGCATTGCTGGTCTTACTTCGAACCCAGATAACAAGCCCGCTCTAAAAGCCGCAGTCTTCTTCGTTTTCCTATACTGCTTTGTCTACGTTTTGGGATTCCTAGGGATTCCATTCCTCTACGCTAGTGAGGTGGCACCCACGCACCTGCGGGCTTCTGTGTGTGGATTATCAACCGCCATTTCTTGGCTATTCAATTTCCTCGTTGCCGAAGTGACCCCAACGGCCTTTACCAATCTTGGTTGGAAATACTTTTTagtcttcttctgcctcaaTGCCGCATTCGTGCCAATTATTTatgtcttctttcccgaAACCTCGCAACGATCACTGGAAGAGATTGATCAAATCTTCGAATCTTCGACCTCTATCTTCGATTCGGTTTCGGTGGCTAAGAAATTACCCAAGCTTCATCTCGCCGAACATCTGCAACAGGAAAAGGAGGCTGATGTTGCAGTTGCTGAAGCCTCTCACGTCGAGGAAGTCGTGTAG